In one Streptomyces venezuelae genomic region, the following are encoded:
- a CDS encoding S8 family serine peptidase, giving the protein MCALTLLTLQLAPSASSADVEPKQWYLDAMSAEKLWKISTGEGIKVAVVDSGVRVTPSLKGRVLPGKDVTGRPGGAEDDYEGHGTTMAELIAGSGRGGGLQGLAPDAEIIPVRTTTGKELGKKLGDTPAAIRAAADSDARIINMSFGSDYMSQAERAAVKYAASKGKLLFAGVGNDAQTKNFVGYPAAYPEVVGVSAAGRSGKVAKFSEFGEYVDLAAPGLDIPRWCDKTFRSYCDEGGGGTSAATAIASASAALVWSKHPDWTANQVLRVLIDTAGRDWPKDEPSDYLGYGLIRPARNVVKGEGKPGPADVDPITNRRTDGSDSGGGDSPSGSSKPAEVGKEAPSDGGEKTAAEVSGDDDGDNLLWPVLGGLAAVVVIGGALAAMRARRRA; this is encoded by the coding sequence ATGTGTGCGTTGACCCTGTTGACGTTGCAGTTGGCGCCGTCCGCGAGCAGTGCCGATGTCGAGCCCAAGCAGTGGTACTTGGACGCCATGAGTGCTGAGAAGCTGTGGAAGATCAGCACAGGTGAGGGCATCAAAGTGGCCGTCGTCGATTCCGGCGTAAGGGTCACTCCCTCTCTGAAGGGCCGTGTGCTGCCCGGCAAAGATGTCACCGGTAGGCCGGGCGGCGCCGAGGACGACTACGAGGGGCACGGCACGACCATGGCTGAGCTCATCGCAGGTTCTGGCCGTGGGGGAGGACTGCAGGGTCTGGCTCCGGACGCCGAGATCATTCCCGTTCGCACCACGACGGGCAAAGAGCTGGGCAAGAAGCTGGGCGACACCCCCGCTGCCATCCGGGCCGCAGCCGACAGCGACGCGCGGATCATCAATATGTCCTTTGGCAGCGACTACATGTCCCAGGCCGAAAGGGCTGCGGTGAAGTACGCGGCTTCGAAGGGCAAGTTGTTGTTCGCCGGCGTCGGCAACGATGCGCAGACCAAGAACTTCGTGGGCTATCCAGCGGCTTACCCAGAGGTCGTGGGGGTGTCCGCGGCCGGTCGATCGGGCAAGGTAGCCAAGTTCTCCGAATTCGGAGAGTACGTCGACCTCGCCGCCCCCGGCCTCGACATCCCCCGCTGGTGCGACAAGACCTTCCGCTCCTACTGCGACGAAGGGGGCGGCGGCACCAGCGCCGCCACCGCCATCGCCTCCGCCTCCGCCGCCCTCGTCTGGTCCAAGCACCCCGACTGGACCGCCAACCAGGTCCTCCGTGTCCTGATCGACACGGCGGGGCGCGACTGGCCGAAGGACGAGCCCAGCGACTATCTCGGCTACGGGTTGATCCGACCGGCCCGTAACGTCGTGAAAGGGGAGGGGAAGCCCGGCCCTGCGGACGTCGATCCCATCACCAACAGAAGGACCGACGGTTCCGATTCTGGGGGAGGCGACTCGCCCTCTGGCTCCTCCAAGCCCGCAGAAGTCGGGAAGGAGGCACCCTCGGACGGCGGCGAGAAGACTGCCGCAGAGGTGTCGGGGGACGACGACGGCGACAACCTGCTGTGGCCGGTCCTGGGTGGCCTCGCCGCAGTAGTGGTGATCGGCGGTGCTCTCGCCGCCATGCGTGCCCGACGTCGCGCCTGA